The Sporomusaceae bacterium region GAAGCCGGAAGAGAAACCGGAAGAGAAACCCGCCGACACCAAGAAACAGGACGAGACGAAGTGAGGATAACCAATGTCTGATACGCCCCGGGAAATTGAAAGCGAACAGGGGGAGCAGGTCCCCAGCAGCGAGATGTCGCTAGTCGACCATCTGCAGGAACTGAGGAAGCGGCTGATCGTTTGCGTCGTTGTCGTGCTGGCAGCCAGCACCGCCTGTTATTTTTTTGCCGTCGAGCTTGTGCATATCATCACCGCCCCGGCCGGCAAGTTATACTATATGAATCCGGCGGAGGCCTTCTTCACTTATCTGAAGGTGTCCTTCTTCGCCGGTTTTCTGGTGTCCCTGCCGGTGGTCTTTTATCAGCTGTGGGCATTTGTGGTGCCGGCCCTGACAAAGCAGGAGCGGACAGCCTCGCTGTATCTCGTTCCCGCGTCGCTGGTGCTGTTTTTTGCCGGCCTGGCCTTTTCTTATTTCCTCGTGCTGCCGGCGGCCATCGGGTTCTTTATCGGTTTCGCCACCGAAGATTTGCAGCCGATGTTTTCCATCGGCCAGTATCTGTCGTTCGTGATTTCTTTCATGCTGCCTTTCGGCTTCGTGTTCGAGCTGCCGCTGTTTATCATCGTGGCCGCCAAGCTGGGCGTCATCGGTTCGGGCTTCCTGGTGGCCAAGCGGAAGATGGTCGTCGTGCTGTCGTTCGTGGTGGGCGCGGTCGTTTCGCCGACTCCGGATGTTTTTTCGCAGACGATGATCGCGGTGCCGCTGATGGTTTTGTACGAGATCAGTATTATTATCGTTAAGCATGTGCTGCGGAAGTAGGCGGCGGTACTTGGGCGGCCGTTGATAAGTGCCCATCTGCGGCGGTAGGTCTGCGGGAGCTTGCTTGCGTACGTTCCGAGTACGCGGCGCGGCGCTTCCTCGACCTGCCTTGCATCTGGGCACTGCTGAACGGCCGCGACGCATTAAAGACCGAAAGACCGGGGGAGTTTTAATTGGCATATAACGATTTGCGCGAATTCATCGCCGCTCTTGAAGCCCGCGGCTGGTTGAAGCGCATTCGCCAGCCGGTGGACTGCGAGCTGGAGATAACCGAGATAACCGACCGGGTGTCGAAGCTGAGCGGCGAAAAAAATGTCGCCCTGTTGTTCGAGAATGTGAAGGGCTACGATGTCCCGGTGCTGATGAATGCTTTCGGCAGCATGGAGCGGATGGCGCTGGCCCTCGGTGTGGACAAGGTGGACGATATCGCCGGCGAGATCCGTGACCTGTTAAAGCTGCCGTACGTTTCCCTGCAGAGCAAGCTCGACCTTATTAAGCTCATTCCCGCCGCCAAGCGGGCGATCAATTTCCCGAAGTATGTAAAGACCGGCCCCTGCAAAGAGGTCATCATCAAGGACAAGCCTTCGTTGGCCAAGTTTCCGGTGCTGAAGTGCTGGCCGGGTGACGCCGGCCCGTTCATCACGCTGCCGCTGGTGTTTACGAAGAACCCGCGCACCGGCAAGCGCAATGTGGGCATGTATCGCATGCAGGTGTACGACGAGACGACGACCGGGATGCACTGGCATGTGCACAAGGGCGGCGCCGACAATTACCGCGCCCACCGCGAGCTTGGCAAGGACCGTATCGAGGTGGCGGTGGCCATCGGCGGCGATCCGGCGGTGACTTACGCCGCAACCGCGCCGTTGCCGCCGAATATCGACGAGATGATTTTCGCCGGCTTCCTGCGCCGCAAACCGGTGGAGCTGGTGAAGTGCGAGACGGTGGATATCGAGGTGCCGGCGACGGCGGAGATCGTGCTCGAAGGCTATGTCATGATTGACGAAATCAGACGGGAGGGGCCGTTCGGCGACCATACCGGTTATTATTCGCTCGCCGACGATTATCCCGTTTTTCACCTCACCTGCATAACCCACCGCAAGAATCCGATTTATCCGGCCACCATCGTCGGCAAGCCGCCGATGGAGGACTGCTTCATGGCCAAGGCGACCGAGCGGATATTCCTGCCGCTGCTTCAGCAGGTGCTGCCGGAGGTCGTCGACATCAACCTGCCGCTGGAGGGCGTTTTCCACAACTGCGCGGTGCTGGCCATCAAGAAGAGCTACCCGCAGCACGCCAAGAAGGTGATGCACGCCGTGTGGGGCCTCGGTCAGATGATGTTTACGAAGATGATCATCGTTGTGGATGCCCATGTGAATGTGCAGGATATGAACGAGGTTTGGTGGCGGGTTTTCAACAATATCGACGCCCGCCGCGATATCGTGCTGGCCGACGGACCGCTGGACGCCCTCGACCACTCTTCGCCCATGCCCCACTGGGGGACGAAGATGGGGATCGACGCGACCAAGACATGGCCGGAGGAGGGCAATACGCGGGAGTGGCCGGACGAAATAGTTATGACGCCGGCAGTGAAGAGCCGGATCGACGGGATATGGAAGGATCTTGGCCTTGGGTAAGCTGAAATCTCACCTCGACAATATCGCTTTTTCCCACTCGGTGTTCGCGCTGCCGTTCGCGTATATGGGCGCTTTCCTCGCCGCCGGCGGCTTTCCCGGCGGCGGCGATCTTTTCTGGATAACGGTGGCGATGGTGGGCGCCCGCAGCGCGGCGCTGGCGCTCAACAATCTCATCGATCTGAAATTCGACAGGCTTCATCCCCGCTTCACCGCCCGGCCGATGGTAACCGGCGCCGTGAAGCGCTGGGAGGCGGCGCTGTTTATCGCCGTCAGCCTGGCGGTCTTTATTTACGCCGCCTATCAGCTCCATCCGCTGGCCCGCACGCTGTGGCCGCTGGCGGTCGTGCCTTTTGTCGTCTATCCTTACATGAAGCGGTTTTCGTGGACCTGCCACCTGGTGCTGGGGGTGGCCCTTGCCGGCGCGCCGGTGGGGGGCTGGATCGCCGTCCGCGGCGAACTGACCGCGCCGGTGATGCTGCTGGCGGCGGCGGTGGGCGTGTGGATCGCGGCGTTCGATGTCATTTACGGCTGCCAGGATGTGGCCTTCGATAAGGCCCACGGGCTGCATTCCATGCCGGTGAGGTTCGGCGTGGCCGGCGCCCTGCGGCTGGCCCGGCTGATGCATGTCGCGAGCGTGGCCGCTTTCGCCGCGGCGGGGTGGCTGGCCGGTCTCGGCCCCTGGTACTACGCCGGGGTGGCGGTAGCGGCGGGCGTGCTCGTCTACCAGCACAGCATTGTGACCGCCGAAGATCTCAGCCGCGTTACCCAGAGATATTTCCTGCGCAACGGGCTGGTGGGGATGGCGATTTTCCTGTTCACGGTGCTGAGCCTCAGCCTGTAGCGCCACCGGCCGGCCGGGAGGCGGCGCAAGACGGGGTTTCCCGGAGAGGGGATCGAAAATGCCGACAAT contains the following coding sequences:
- the tatC gene encoding twin-arginine translocase subunit TatC, giving the protein MSDTPREIESEQGEQVPSSEMSLVDHLQELRKRLIVCVVVVLAASTACYFFAVELVHIITAPAGKLYYMNPAEAFFTYLKVSFFAGFLVSLPVVFYQLWAFVVPALTKQERTASLYLVPASLVLFFAGLAFSYFLVLPAAIGFFIGFATEDLQPMFSIGQYLSFVISFMLPFGFVFELPLFIIVAAKLGVIGSGFLVAKRKMVVVLSFVVGAVVSPTPDVFSQTMIAVPLMVLYEISIIIVKHVLRK
- a CDS encoding menaquinone biosynthesis decarboxylase, with the protein product MAYNDLREFIAALEARGWLKRIRQPVDCELEITEITDRVSKLSGEKNVALLFENVKGYDVPVLMNAFGSMERMALALGVDKVDDIAGEIRDLLKLPYVSLQSKLDLIKLIPAAKRAINFPKYVKTGPCKEVIIKDKPSLAKFPVLKCWPGDAGPFITLPLVFTKNPRTGKRNVGMYRMQVYDETTTGMHWHVHKGGADNYRAHRELGKDRIEVAVAIGGDPAVTYAATAPLPPNIDEMIFAGFLRRKPVELVKCETVDIEVPATAEIVLEGYVMIDEIRREGPFGDHTGYYSLADDYPVFHLTCITHRKNPIYPATIVGKPPMEDCFMAKATERIFLPLLQQVLPEVVDINLPLEGVFHNCAVLAIKKSYPQHAKKVMHAVWGLGQMMFTKMIIVVDAHVNVQDMNEVWWRVFNNIDARRDIVLADGPLDALDHSSPMPHWGTKMGIDATKTWPEEGNTREWPDEIVMTPAVKSRIDGIWKDLGLG
- a CDS encoding UbiA-like polyprenyltransferase, which produces MGKLKSHLDNIAFSHSVFALPFAYMGAFLAAGGFPGGGDLFWITVAMVGARSAALALNNLIDLKFDRLHPRFTARPMVTGAVKRWEAALFIAVSLAVFIYAAYQLHPLARTLWPLAVVPFVVYPYMKRFSWTCHLVLGVALAGAPVGGWIAVRGELTAPVMLLAAAVGVWIAAFDVIYGCQDVAFDKAHGLHSMPVRFGVAGALRLARLMHVASVAAFAAAGWLAGLGPWYYAGVAVAAGVLVYQHSIVTAEDLSRVTQRYFLRNGLVGMAIFLFTVLSLSL